Within Cercospora beticola chromosome 6, complete sequence, the genomic segment GATTGCACGCGTAACTGCCATAGCTACGCGTGAATGTGAAGGAAGTCGCGAACCTCAACGCGCTTCTGCCTGCCCGCTTTCAAACAAGCCTTATGTCCTCGAACCTTGCTCTTCTACACCATCGACATCCTCTCTACACAGACCCACTTACCACGCGATTGCAACAGCTGCAATGCCAACCAGCCGCGTCGAAGTGGCATGGGCGGTGCCAGTCAACATCGAGCAGCTCGGTCCGCACCTCGATGCTTACACAAGCCTGCAGCCCGCGTTCAGGATGTTGCATCTCTGCAACCGCTTCGGCACCGGCTCAGAAGCATTCGTTACTAAGCTACCAATGGAGCTCGTTCAGCACATTGAAGAATACATCTTCAAAGACAAACAGGAGGAGCTGATTCCGGACTGGTCACGAGATTTTCGCTGCTGGCAAAATTTGTGCGAGCCAGTCGATCACTTGACGGAGGCGGCAATCCTGGAGCTATACAACGACCTTCATGAGGACTTCGAAGAGGACTTCGAAGAATGCCCTTGCGGAGGCGGCTGCCACTCGCGCGAAGAGGTGACGAAGGTGACGAAGGATGTGCGCGACTTCGTGGCAGGATTGATCGAAGAGGATGATTGGTGTCCATGGGGCTCCGAGCACCGACGTCGTATTCAGTCATGGCATAAACGGGTCGGAAGTCCAACGGAAGCGAGTCGAGGACATTTTGACGCATTGTCGACCGTGCTCAAAAAGCAATTCGGACTTGAGGCGTGGGTATCTCACGTGCAGGAGTCGCGCGTGCTACCGTGGGTAGTACATATGGAGGAGAATGTTGCCTATACGACCAAAGCGTACCTTCGACTGCCGCAAGCTGCATCGGTACAGCACAACTTCGAGCTTCATATGGTAGATGGGCCATGGGACAACCGACGCGTACCAACCGAAGCTGGTTTCGCGACCGAGCTTTCGTTTCCTCCACCACTTTCCAACAAAGATGCTGGACGCTTCATTCGTGCGCTCAAAGCACTGGACATTGCAGTTCCTCCAACACAGAAAGTGTCAGATCCGACGCAAGACACGGAGATCGTGCCACGAGACACCGATGCAGGTGATACCAACGACGCTGGAATGAATTCGGAGGTCAAGCCTAAGCTGACGTTGCTCATCCgcaacgatgacgatgaagagtggTGAGGCAGGAAACGGGGGAGTGGGAGACCTTGTCCTGTAATCGCGAGAGTTCACTATCAGGACCATCGGTCATCCCCAGTCATTGGTAATCGCGGCATGGCGACACCCGCAGTCCACATGTGAGCTGGAAAGTGGTACATGGCTGGTTCGTTGTTCAGCGCGGTGGTCTGCAGTACTCATGGGCATGCTTCTCCGTAATTCGAAAAGGCGTCGCTTTGGTAGCTTTGTAAACAGATGAACACCGCTTTCCCAGCTCGAATGCATTCCGCTCCCTCATGAATCGGTGTCAGATTGTGTTCCTTGTGACATGGCTGTTGTTTGGCTGACTTATTCGCATCCTAATTCGAGTGACTTTCAGGCGAGTGCAGAGTCCAACGATTCAACCTGAGATCTCTGGCGCGCTTAGTTTTCCAGAAGACCGTTCGAGAACCGCTCTCGCTGCTTGTTAACTCTTTAGCCTTCGGCGCCTGAAACTTCGATTTCCGTTCGCGGTCGAGCCTTGTTCAGCCCTTCGAGCAGCACACAAGCTTTGCAAATGGCCTGCGAGGATAGATATCCGCACCTCTCGCACTGGCCAAGCTTCTGTTTCGGAGGTGCGCCATCGCGACCTTTCCGCGctcccttcttctcctgcttcgTCCGGATTGGTACGGTCTGTAGACCAGGCTTGTCTCCGTTGGCAGGCATCCTGACCTCCACTTCTGTACCATTCTCCACGGCCTCTTCATCTTGTCTCAACTTCTTTTCCATTTCAGCCATCTCTCCGCCGCTCGATTTGCCATTGGCTGATCCACAGCCCCCATCCGCCTCATCTTCTGCACCCTTCGCCTCAGCATTCTCCCCATTGCCGCAAGCTCCTCCGCAATTATCCTTCGCGTCTGGCACGAGCTTGGCCATATCGATCCCGCTCCTCACGACGTCGAGTATACTCTCCGGCCTGATCCTCTCCAAGTTCTTGATCAATGTTCTTGCACTGCCCCTAAATGCCTCTGGGCTGTATATGCACTCCGTGCTGAAGTAATCCAGCTTCTTATGGTGTGCGTACAGCACGATCTCCTTTTCGTAGGCATACATCAACGGCTTACTCCTCTTGACGTTCGTGAAATTCACCTTTCCATCCTCGCTTTTCGTGGCGTTCGCAGAGGGTGTACTTGTAATGATACTCGTGGCTCTACTCAATCGAGGAAAATCACCTCGCAGGAGGTTCATGAGAACCGTCTCCGCAACATCATCTGCGTTATGTCCTGTCACGACATGACCCACGCCTAGCATTGCAGCGCCTCGATCAAGGGCTTGTCGTCGGAATACACCGCAGTATGTGCAATTGCCCTTCTTTCCAATCTGCGCTACGACTTGGTCCATCGACCAGCCATACAGCTCTTGATAACTCACAATCTTGAGCGGAAGATCATACTGCTGGGCATGTCTCTTGACAGCCTCTAAACTATGATCTCGGTATCCTGTAATCCCTTCATCGATACTAAGAAGCACGAGATCGAGTTGCCAATTGTGGCGATCATTGAGCGTTTTCAAGACCGAAGCCAGAACAGTGCTGTCCTTGCCACCAGAAGCACCGATTGCGACTTTCTCGCCTGGCACGAACAGTTTCGACGACGTGACGGTCTCGGCCACTTCGGCCTCGAAAATTGCTGTGAAGCAGGGCGCACAGATTCGAGCGTGGTTCTTCGGTCGGAGGATTTGTGCGCGTGCATCTTTGCAGATCTCGCACGTGGAGGGGGGCATGCTATCGGTCGTCTGGGCGTCAGCGCATCGATACAGAATGTAACGAGCGTATGACTGCCAAGTTCAGCGAAGAAATAATGTTGACGATGAGGCGGGCAGCGTGAGTCGGATCGTGGGACGGCCGTCGGATATTGATGCAGCTTTGATTGGACATTTGACGGGCTGGAGGGGCT encodes:
- a CDS encoding uncharacterized protein (BUSCO:EOG09262IZ6), with product MPPSTCEICKDARAQILRPKNHARICAPCFTAIFEAEVAETVTSSKLFVPGEKVAIGASGGKDSTVLASVLKTLNDRHNWQLDLVLLSIDEGITGYRDHSLEAVKRHAQQYDLPLKIVSYQELYGWSMDQVVAQIGKKGNCTYCGVFRRQALDRGAAMLGVGHVVTGHNADDVAETVLMNLLRGDFPRLSRATSIITSTPSANATKSEDGKVNFTNVKRSKPLMYAYEKEIVLYAHHKKLDYFSTECIYSPEAFRGSARTLIKNLERIRPESILDVVRSGIDMAKLVPDAKDNCGGACGNGENAEAKGAEDEADGGCGSANGKSSGGEMAEMEKKLRQDEEAVENGTEVEVRMPANGDKPGLQTVPIRTKQEKKGARKGRDGAPPKQKLGQCERCGYLSSQAICKACVLLEGLNKARPRTEIEVSGAEG